In the Mycoplasmoides gallisepticum genome, one interval contains:
- the cypl gene encoding ABC transporter thiamine pyrophosphate-binding lipoprotein p37/Cypl — protein MSKTIKKLFLISSSFLLSSAFVSSCAKANDANNQGTLQLKVDLKIDHDANAIINDYLKNLSQTVSQKLNKPVSITSNFTEDGNTSIDRVKSNLTDLAFVSSSAIKTNDTDYITKIQTLTRSFKFDNTPDFYEAGTLDQKARKISELFNEIPYRNWTDENRMWDGNKYQFFYGPEDDLISFYRGMILIGGDQDTLAKIKEAWAQKNWATFSSYGIGGGRTSSNGRYIYPLNLLKKHFNDPNLTISDYQSVRGREIGTNPKVHIVFDDMNSFAWTQNKNKNVPNYTFNPNDNNTKVEILSLTDPALYDIGVFNKRLTNDVINAVSESIVELAKNNQDTYGPTVGYNGYRVIKDVNKEVYQFINKANIN, from the coding sequence ATGTCTAAAACAATTAAAAAATTGTTTTTAATTTCAAGTTCGTTTTTATTATCTTCAGCTTTTGTTTCGTCGTGTGCAAAAGCTAATGATGCTAATAATCAAGGAACTTTACAACTAAAAGTTGATTTAAAGATCGATCATGATGCAAATGCAATCATTAATGATTATCTAAAAAATCTAAGTCAAACTGTTAGTCAAAAATTAAATAAGCCAGTTTCAATTACATCTAACTTTACAGAAGATGGTAACACCAGCATTGACCGGGTAAAATCTAATTTAACCGACCTAGCTTTTGTTTCTTCATCTGCAATCAAAACTAATGATACTGATTATATTACCAAGATCCAAACTTTAACTAGAAGTTTTAAATTCGATAACACCCCTGATTTTTACGAAGCAGGAACTCTTGATCAGAAAGCACGAAAGATCAGTGAATTATTTAACGAAATCCCTTATCGTAATTGAACTGATGAGAACAGAATGTGAGATGGTAACAAATACCAATTCTTCTATGGTCCTGAGGATGATTTAATTAGTTTTTATCGTGGAATGATCTTAATTGGTGGGGATCAAGATACATTAGCAAAGATTAAAGAAGCTTGAGCACAAAAAAACTGAGCAACATTCTCTAGTTATGGAATTGGTGGGGGTAGAACGTCATCTAATGGTCGATATATTTACCCACTAAATTTATTGAAGAAACATTTTAACGATCCGAATTTAACAATTTCTGATTATCAATCAGTAAGAGGAAGAGAAATCGGTACAAACCCAAAAGTTCATATCGTTTTTGATGATATGAATTCATTTGCATGAACACAAAATAAAAATAAAAACGTTCCTAATTACACATTCAATCCTAATGACAACAACACAAAAGTTGAGATCTTAAGTTTAACCGACCCAGCTTTATATGATATTGGTGTGTTTAATAAACGATTAACTAACGATGTGATAAATGCAGTAAGTGAAAGTATCGTTGAATTAGCAAAAAATAACCAAGATACATATGGACCAACAGTTGGTTACAATGGTTATCGTGTGATTAAAGATGTAAACAAAGAAGTTTATCAGTTTATAAACAAGGCAAATATTAATTAA
- a CDS encoding ATP-binding cassette domain-containing protein, translated as MSNTNHIKFLDVSIKHKRYKGFNVDHINFELKGSEILMLIGKSGSGKTTLLNSITDKKLVSQGEIVFNDQNLPSLSKHKIRKIAKFICFLDQIPNLILDDYVYENIIRSIRKPWYYKFFNITPISVLNKVEEVLKTLDLSDHINKLIKDLSGGQKQRVDIAKIFFQKPKLLLIDEPTTDLDYLNSEIVIREIKKLSEQFKAPVIISIHDLEIVKKFADKILIIQNKKPILINNSADLNIDEIRKKYET; from the coding sequence ATGAGTAATACGAATCACATTAAGTTTTTGGATGTTTCAATCAAACACAAAAGGTATAAGGGTTTTAATGTTGATCATATCAATTTTGAATTGAAGGGTTCTGAGATTTTAATGTTGATTGGTAAATCTGGATCTGGAAAAACAACTTTACTAAACTCGATTACAGATAAAAAATTAGTTTCACAGGGTGAGATCGTTTTTAATGATCAAAATTTACCTTCTTTAAGTAAACATAAAATCAGGAAAATCGCTAAATTTATCTGTTTTTTAGATCAAATTCCTAATTTAATTCTTGATGATTATGTTTATGAAAATATCATCAGAAGTATCAGAAAACCTTGATACTATAAGTTTTTTAACATTACGCCGATTTCGGTTTTAAACAAGGTAGAAGAAGTTTTAAAAACATTAGATTTATCTGATCATATAAACAAACTGATTAAAGATCTTTCGGGAGGTCAAAAACAAAGAGTAGATATTGCTAAGATCTTTTTTCAAAAACCCAAACTATTATTAATTGATGAACCTACTACTGATTTAGATTATCTAAACTCAGAAATTGTTATTAGAGAAATCAAAAAATTATCTGAGCAATTTAAAGCCCCGGTAATCATTTCAATTCACGATCTAGAGATAGTTAAAAAATTTGCTGATAAGATCCTGATTATTCAAAATAAAAAACCAATTTTAATTAACAATTCTGCGGATCTTAATATCGATGAGATTAGAAAAAAATATGAGACATAA
- a CDS encoding ABC transporter permease: MFLCIISAIVIKLGINAHGLAVFKNNISNFFNQSAVNKSSLLTKSFEQLWITIKYTATGTFIGFILGFLLGYLSSLRITNNFTAIFVKLGIIFFRSFPVVIFINLFNTSFNSDLSAIIIISWFSMLWNAKYIADYIENSKVEQFKKFVNRSQNHLSSFINNIFIDIKSKILVLFAYSLESNFRWTTILSAVGLIGIGQLINDPISINNDFASTLIPLLVLMVFLLINEGALYLFETYLVARKSYPKTKNLNKLLTIKKYLVYLIFILIITFSIYSIFSIRLRVNNLLIFTDFFQRLFNFNKSFFATTTFNENPLLMIILLTLQAILILGIVFIFSLLFATLCSNLLNRYVSLFFKALFLIIRTIPLIIVFRLFNPLFNSGISTIVFIGSLYFSTSLAKKIYVLINSINWTVVTSLKSKLYTNFEILRVYIIPSIRKDLVTVYQLEFESILRTIITLGAYGTSVIGQLLDIYIYRGSIENLGSYVISIMVYFQVIDLLSIMVRYKKFFYTNK, encoded by the coding sequence TTGTTTTTATGTATTATTTCTGCCATCGTCATTAAATTGGGGATAAACGCTCATGGATTAGCGGTTTTTAAAAACAATATCTCTAACTTCTTCAATCAATCAGCAGTTAATAAATCATCATTATTAACTAAATCTTTTGAGCAACTGTGAATAACAATAAAATATACCGCCACAGGAACCTTCATTGGATTTATCTTAGGATTCTTGTTGGGTTATTTATCTTCGTTGAGGATCACAAATAACTTCACTGCTATTTTTGTTAAATTAGGGATTATCTTTTTTAGATCGTTTCCTGTTGTTATTTTTATTAACTTATTTAACACTTCATTTAATTCAGACCTATCAGCGATAATTATTATTTCTTGATTTTCAATGTTATGGAATGCTAAATATATTGCAGATTATATCGAAAACAGCAAAGTCGAACAATTTAAGAAATTTGTTAATCGATCACAAAATCATCTTAGCTCTTTTATCAATAATATCTTCATTGATATCAAGTCAAAAATCCTAGTTCTGTTCGCTTATTCATTAGAGTCAAATTTTAGATGAACAACAATTTTATCTGCTGTGGGTTTAATTGGAATAGGTCAATTGATTAATGACCCAATTTCCATAAATAATGATTTTGCATCAACGTTGATTCCGCTTCTAGTCTTGATGGTTTTTTTATTAATCAATGAGGGAGCATTATATTTATTTGAAACATATTTAGTAGCTAGAAAATCTTACCCTAAAACAAAGAACTTAAATAAGCTATTAACAATCAAAAAATACCTAGTTTATTTAATCTTTATTTTGATTATTACTTTTAGCATATATTCAATATTTTCAATAAGGTTAAGAGTTAATAATTTGTTAATTTTTACCGACTTTTTTCAACGATTGTTTAATTTTAACAAGTCGTTTTTTGCCACTACAACTTTTAATGAAAATCCGCTTTTAATGATCATTCTTTTAACGTTACAAGCGATTCTAATTTTAGGTATAGTTTTTATCTTTAGCTTATTGTTTGCAACATTATGTTCAAACTTACTAAATAGATATGTATCGCTATTTTTTAAAGCTTTATTTTTAATCATAAGAACGATCCCTTTAATAATCGTTTTTAGATTATTTAATCCTTTATTCAACTCTGGTATTTCAACAATTGTTTTTATAGGATCGTTATATTTTTCAACTTCATTAGCTAAAAAAATCTACGTGCTAATTAATTCTATAAACTGAACAGTTGTAACTAGTTTAAAAAGCAAGCTTTACACAAATTTTGAAATCTTAAGAGTCTATATCATTCCTTCAATTAGAAAAGATTTAGTTACTGTTTATCAATTAGAGTTTGAATCGATTCTTAGAACAATAATAACCTTAGGGGCTTATGGAACATCTGTAATTGGTCAATTACTAGATATTTATATTTACAGAGGAAGCATTGAAAACCTAGGTAGTTATGTAATTAGTATTATGGTATACTTCCAGGTAATTGATTTGTTATCGATAATGGTTAGATATAAAAAATTTTTTTATACTAATAAGTAG
- the proS gene encoding proline--tRNA ligase, which produces MAFKKNLASSKDDNISDWYTEVISKGNLIHYSNIKGFMSFLPNGWKIWQLIKKELTKEFDQRDILELCLPSLISQNDFLLEKKHLEGFAPELFIVTKTSNETEKYILRPTSEIAFCNLWRETLRNYRQLPIKHNQWTSVFRVEKNTRPFLRNSEFFWHEIHSCFETEEQSNDFAVDIWKLYQRFIKDILCIPLVAGEKTEAEKFAGAKTTYTVETIMPDGQALQSATSHNLSQNFSKAFDIRYQTKNNDYQNVFSMSAGVSTRIIGAIIMTHGDDDGLVFPTKVAPYHISLNCIFDDTNQELNAKLKELANKYSQKYRVHLNVNKDSTGEIIKNSQLRGDCCVLLMGPNDLKKNEIVFIDRITKQKQFINLDHLDQKLEELFSTFDQKLYQKAKAVFETKVDFAQTFEEFEQKIASGKFVRVFYCNEDLYEKQIKEKTGASSRCIIKYLDEQTQERCFISNKKAKVEIYFARSY; this is translated from the coding sequence ATGGCTTTTAAAAAAAATCTAGCATCTTCTAAAGATGACAATATTTCAGACTGATATACTGAAGTAATTAGTAAAGGAAATTTAATCCATTACTCAAACATCAAAGGCTTTATGTCATTTCTTCCCAATGGTTGAAAAATTTGACAGCTAATAAAAAAAGAGCTAACTAAAGAGTTTGATCAACGTGATATTTTAGAACTTTGTTTACCATCATTAATAAGTCAGAACGATTTTTTACTAGAGAAAAAACACCTAGAAGGATTCGCTCCTGAACTTTTTATAGTTACTAAAACCAGTAACGAAACAGAAAAATATATTTTAAGACCCACTTCAGAAATTGCCTTTTGTAATCTATGACGTGAAACTTTAAGAAATTACCGTCAATTACCTATAAAACACAACCAATGAACTAGTGTTTTTAGGGTAGAAAAAAACACTCGTCCATTTCTAAGAAACAGTGAGTTCTTTTGACATGAAATTCACAGTTGTTTTGAAACAGAAGAACAATCTAATGATTTTGCAGTAGATATTTGAAAGTTATATCAAAGATTTATTAAGGATATTTTATGCATCCCTTTAGTAGCTGGTGAAAAAACTGAAGCAGAAAAATTTGCTGGAGCTAAAACCACCTATACTGTTGAAACCATTATGCCAGATGGTCAAGCGCTACAAAGTGCAACTTCTCATAATCTGTCACAAAATTTTTCTAAAGCTTTTGATATCAGATACCAAACTAAGAATAATGATTACCAAAATGTTTTTAGTATGTCAGCAGGAGTATCAACTAGAATCATTGGAGCAATCATCATGACTCACGGGGATGATGACGGGTTGGTTTTCCCAACTAAAGTTGCGCCTTATCATATTTCATTGAACTGTATTTTTGATGATACTAACCAAGAATTAAATGCCAAATTAAAAGAACTGGCTAATAAATATTCACAAAAATACCGTGTGCATTTAAATGTTAATAAAGATTCTACTGGGGAGATTATTAAGAATTCACAATTACGAGGTGATTGTTGTGTCTTATTAATGGGTCCAAACGATTTAAAGAAAAACGAAATCGTTTTCATCGATCGAATCACAAAACAAAAGCAATTTATCAACCTTGATCATTTAGATCAAAAGCTTGAAGAATTATTTAGTACTTTTGATCAAAAACTTTATCAAAAAGCCAAAGCTGTTTTTGAAACCAAAGTTGATTTTGCGCAAACGTTTGAAGAGTTTGAACAAAAGATTGCTTCTGGTAAGTTTGTTAGGGTTTTCTATTGCAATGAAGATCTTTATGAAAAACAGATAAAAGAAAAAACAGGTGCATCTTCTCGATGCATTATTAAGTACTTAGATGAACAAACACAAGAGCGTTGTTTTATTTCTAATAAAAAAGCGAAAGTGGAAATCTATTTTGCGCGTTCTTACTAA
- a CDS encoding MG284/MPN403 family protein yields MNRKIINDAKKYLERYDFYRKRIENRQIIKSVFNHDLGVDNQSEMQSYVDLIDATLKRLKKDEKDILIDVFLKRKHRNEFNYSQASFYRLLNKACCSLFYSLGVYIPN; encoded by the coding sequence ATGAACAGAAAAATCATAAATGATGCAAAAAAATACTTAGAAAGATATGATTTCTATAGAAAGCGCATTGAAAATAGACAAATTATCAAAAGTGTTTTTAATCATGATCTAGGTGTTGATAATCAATCAGAAATGCAATCATATGTTGATTTAATTGATGCGACTTTAAAAAGGCTAAAAAAGGACGAAAAAGATATTTTAATCGATGTTTTCTTAAAAAGAAAGCACCGCAACGAGTTCAATTATAGTCAAGCAAGTTTTTACCGGTTACTAAACAAGGCATGTTGTAGTTTGTTCTACTCCCTAGGAGTATATATCCCGAATTAG
- a CDS encoding DUF5443 family protein → MLISYNIDSNNNSKPIVINKEGWWWRLNPLRNKDGTIVVDKNSNPIYFRALLSFQNTWSDQNNLNLYFEILFENNSILPPNTIQSNVFIAGNVYPSVFSEITNEETDGYQKAQIKVSVPLEKLTKERFEEGIDISVVIDLYLQNDILEGIRDSLESNALRLLLENLKDARLVTKIKLNNFLFFRDRVGNRDIDADYQVQEKKAISWYQPNYSFLSNLDQIRDLLTINVDAVVTLFKSRVVFDYSTTTNGSTKSLVIENTNQITYPPNTDIKLALDTNYIYDTNQDQIINRGINNHYFFLPKGGEGSYTTQLSLLINKVKYEIESVNSFGYFAWLDDKSKLDFIDILPKVIKSIGSYSFVE, encoded by the coding sequence ATGTTGATTAGCTATAATATCGATAGTAATAACAATTCTAAACCAATCGTTATTAATAAAGAAGGTTGATGGTGAAGACTCAATCCGTTAAGAAATAAAGATGGAACTATTGTTGTTGATAAAAACAGCAATCCGATTTATTTCAGAGCATTATTAAGTTTTCAAAACACCTGATCTGATCAAAATAATCTTAATCTGTACTTCGAAATTTTATTTGAGAATAATTCGATCTTACCTCCGAATACGATTCAAAGCAATGTCTTTATTGCTGGTAATGTCTATCCTTCAGTTTTTAGTGAGATAACCAACGAAGAGACAGACGGTTATCAAAAAGCGCAGATTAAAGTTAGTGTTCCATTAGAGAAATTAACAAAAGAAAGATTTGAAGAAGGGATCGATATCTCTGTTGTAATTGATCTTTATTTACAAAACGATATCTTAGAAGGAATAAGAGATTCACTAGAATCTAATGCCTTAAGGTTATTACTTGAGAATCTTAAAGATGCTAGATTAGTAACTAAAATAAAGTTAAATAACTTTCTCTTTTTTCGCGATCGAGTTGGCAATCGTGATATTGATGCAGATTATCAAGTTCAAGAAAAGAAAGCGATAAGTTGATACCAACCTAATTACAGCTTTTTAAGTAATCTAGACCAAATTAGAGATCTTTTAACGATCAATGTCGATGCAGTGGTCACTCTTTTTAAATCTAGAGTTGTTTTTGATTATTCAACAACTACTAATGGGAGTACAAAATCTCTCGTAATTGAGAACACAAATCAGATTACCTATCCACCTAACACTGATATCAAACTCGCGCTTGATACTAACTATATCTACGACACAAATCAAGATCAGATTATTAATCGGGGAATTAATAATCATTACTTCTTTTTACCAAAAGGTGGAGAAGGATCTTACACAACACAGCTTAGCTTGTTAATAAACAAGGTTAAATATGAGATCGAATCAGTTAATTCGTTTGGTTATTTTGCTTGGTTAGATGATAAAAGTAAACTAGATTTTATTGATATCTTACCTAAAGTGATCAAATCAATAGGATCATATTCGTTTGTGGAATAA
- a CDS encoding DUF5452 family protein has protein sequence MNRIYKKITIGLLSSFLFFGTIGLAVATYFSSTKTTKKDEKNFDDKSISDPSADLQNDLLPSLKKYPLEYQVDSSKYYYYYVSIHQYLYKTSELDNLINYRDYLYQNNYDRPFSGFDLNLFKRNIKKWIYQAIRSTQMFRNNNDDIFIDVDYYIENPSRSISINVVWSFKKPTTYQNKTVKYWDQFVLKVRDKVFANNE, from the coding sequence ATGAATCGAATCTATAAAAAGATTACGATTGGTTTGCTTTCTTCTTTTCTCTTTTTTGGAACGATTGGATTAGCAGTTGCTACCTATTTTTCAAGTACGAAAACAACCAAAAAAGATGAGAAGAATTTTGATGATAAATCAATTAGTGATCCTAGTGCTGATTTACAAAACGATCTATTACCAAGCCTGAAAAAATACCCGTTAGAATATCAAGTTGATTCTAGCAAGTATTATTACTACTATGTGTCGATCCATCAATACCTATATAAAACAAGCGAATTAGATAATTTGATTAATTATCGTGATTATCTCTACCAAAATAACTACGACCGCCCCTTTAGTGGGTTTGATCTTAACCTTTTTAAGAGAAATATTAAAAAATGGATCTATCAAGCAATAAGATCGACCCAAATGTTTCGCAACAATAATGATGATATCTTTATTGATGTTGATTATTATATCGAAAACCCTAGTCGCTCAATCAGCATCAATGTTGTCTGATCATTTAAAAAACCCACAACATATCAGAACAAAACAGTTAAATATTGGGATCAATTCGTATTAAAAGTAAGAGACAAAGTCTTTGCTAATAACGAATAA
- a CDS encoding phosphopantetheine-binding protein has translation MEILSVINNIAKKKKMAVTINDSNINKSYKELGIDSLDLFDIIVELESEFNIEFSDEKLMKIKTINDLILYIKELKK, from the coding sequence ATGGAGATTTTAAGCGTCATCAATAATATTGCCAAAAAGAAAAAGATGGCAGTAACAATAAATGATTCTAATATCAATAAAAGTTATAAAGAATTAGGGATTGATTCTTTAGATCTGTTCGACATCATTGTTGAATTAGAATCAGAATTTAATATTGAGTTTTCAGATGAAAAGTTGATGAAAATAAAAACTATAAATGACTTAATACTTTATATTAAAGAGCTGAAAAAGTAG
- the tuf gene encoding elongation factor Tu: MAKERFDRSKPHVNIGTIGHIDHGKTTLTAAICTVLSKAGTSEAKKYDEIDAAPEEKARGITINTAHVEYATQNRHYAHVDCPGHADYVKNMITGAAQMDGGILVVSATDGPMPQTREHILLARQVGVPKMVVFLNKCDVADDPEMQELVEMEVRDLLKSYGFDGDNTPVIRGSALGALNGEPAWEEKIHELMKAVDEYIPTPDREVDKPFLLPIEDTMTITGRGTVVTGRVERGQLKVGEEVEIVGITDTRKVVVTGIEMFRKELDAAMAGDNAGILLRGVDRKDVQRGQVLAKPGSITPHKKFRAEIYALKKDEGGRHTAFLNGYRPQFYFRTTDVTGSIQLKEGTEMVMPGDNTEIIVELISSIACEKGSKFSIREGGRTVGAGTVVEVLE, encoded by the coding sequence ATGGCAAAAGAAAGGTTCGATCGTAGTAAACCTCACGTTAATATTGGAACAATCGGTCATATTGACCACGGGAAAACTACATTAACCGCAGCAATTTGTACCGTGTTATCAAAAGCCGGTACATCTGAAGCTAAAAAATATGATGAAATTGATGCTGCACCAGAAGAAAAAGCTCGTGGGATTACAATTAACACTGCACACGTAGAATACGCAACTCAAAATCGTCACTATGCACACGTTGACTGTCCCGGTCACGCCGACTACGTTAAAAACATGATTACAGGTGCTGCTCAAATGGACGGTGGTATCTTAGTTGTGTCTGCAACTGATGGTCCAATGCCTCAAACTCGTGAACACATCCTATTAGCTCGCCAAGTTGGTGTTCCTAAGATGGTTGTATTCTTAAACAAATGTGATGTAGCTGATGATCCAGAAATGCAAGAATTAGTTGAAATGGAAGTTAGAGATCTTCTTAAATCTTACGGATTTGATGGTGATAACACTCCAGTAATCAGAGGTTCTGCTTTAGGTGCTCTTAATGGTGAACCTGCATGAGAAGAAAAAATTCATGAACTAATGAAAGCAGTTGATGAATACATCCCAACTCCTGACCGTGAAGTTGATAAACCATTTTTATTACCAATCGAAGATACTATGACAATTACTGGTCGTGGTACTGTAGTAACTGGTAGAGTTGAACGTGGTCAACTTAAAGTTGGTGAAGAAGTTGAAATCGTTGGTATTACTGACACTAGAAAAGTAGTAGTAACTGGTATTGAAATGTTCAGAAAAGAACTAGATGCTGCTATGGCTGGTGACAACGCTGGGATCTTACTTCGTGGTGTAGACCGTAAAGATGTACAACGTGGTCAAGTTTTAGCTAAACCTGGTTCAATTACTCCACACAAGAAATTCAGAGCTGAAATTTATGCGCTTAAGAAGGATGAAGGTGGTCGTCACACAGCTTTCTTAAATGGTTACAGACCTCAATTCTACTTCAGAACAACTGACGTAACTGGTTCAATCCAATTAAAAGAAGGAACTGAAATGGTTATGCCTGGTGATAACACAGAAATTATCGTTGAATTAATTTCTTCAATCGCTTGTGAAAAAGGTTCTAAGTTCTCTATCCGTGAAGGTGGTAGAACTGTAGGTGCTGGTACAGTTGTAGAAGTACTTGAATAG